The following proteins are encoded in a genomic region of Chryseobacterium cucumeris:
- a CDS encoding response regulator transcription factor has protein sequence MSNRILLVEDDQSFGAVLKDYLTINNFEVTLATDGEQGLKEFTENEFDICIFDVMMPKKDGFSLAEDVKKIDKNTPIIFLTARNMREDILKGYQLGADDYITKPFDTELLLYKIKAILQRSSTLENEEQEQFKISNIFFDSMLRQLKVGDKEYKLSPKENELLKLLCIHRNDFMPRDLALRKIWKKENYFTARSMDVYIAKLRKLLKDDEGLEIINVHGEGFRLLVKN, from the coding sequence ATGAGCAACAGAATATTATTAGTAGAGGACGATCAGAGTTTCGGGGCGGTGCTTAAAGATTATTTGACCATCAATAATTTTGAAGTGACTCTTGCCACTGACGGGGAGCAGGGACTTAAAGAATTTACAGAAAATGAATTCGATATCTGCATATTTGACGTAATGATGCCTAAAAAAGACGGATTTTCATTAGCGGAAGACGTAAAAAAGATTGATAAAAATACACCTATCATTTTCCTTACTGCAAGAAACATGAGAGAAGATATTCTGAAGGGATATCAGTTAGGTGCTGATGATTATATTACAAAACCTTTTGATACTGAGCTTCTTTTATACAAAATAAAAGCAATTCTTCAGAGAAGTTCTACCTTGGAAAATGAAGAACAGGAGCAGTTCAAAATCAGTAATATTTTCTTTGACTCTATGCTGAGACAGCTGAAAGTAGGTGATAAAGAATATAAACTTTCTCCTAAAGAAAATGAATTATTAAAACTTCTTTGCATCCATAGAAATGATTTCATGCCGAGAGATCTTGCTTTAAGAAAGATCTGGAAAAAAGAAAATTATTTTACAGCAAGAAGTATGGACGTTTATATTGCCAAGCTTCGTAAGTTGTTAAAAGACGACGAAGGATTGGAAATCATCAACGTTCACGGAGAAGGATTTAGACTTTTGGTAAAAAATTAA
- a CDS encoding sensor histidine kinase — MNNKFIPIISVFMTISLIVFVTLQFYWLKGYYGVLEQDFSNKVYAVLESTSKSIEEIEADKYLNQDYKDFRKNILANSKQPSLTTIQQVEDSGTQRQIIYSKNIIEKTQLPISQKGDSIKLTTLYTDEAAYKIKRDTTNRELLTQDINQEIETGDYSMKEFVKVYGNNLPITKRVDPKTLDSVIAKELKIRGITAKFGYGVLDRNNKLTSIANKAYKEKKDSNTYSFPLFADKKNTLYSLALVFPKKEYSLAMNNWPMLLGTFLSLLTILGIYIISINYMMRQKKLAEVKTDFINNMSHEFKTPLATISVATDSLANDKIATNPDKVKYYSELIKQENLRMKKQVENVLNMSKLERNEVELFLKETNVRELIKKTTESFNLIVQQRNGTLTQKFTATQYNFKIDEFHISNMLVNLLDNANKYSPEAPEIHVETRNEGHWYVIEISDKGMGMDTQNKTKIFEKFFREETGNIHNVKGQGLGLSYVKKIVELHKGQIIVDSHKGKGSTFTIKLPMS; from the coding sequence ATGAATAACAAATTCATCCCAATAATTTCAGTGTTTATGACGATCTCACTGATTGTCTTTGTAACGCTCCAATTTTATTGGTTGAAAGGCTATTACGGCGTACTGGAACAGGATTTTTCAAATAAAGTGTATGCGGTTTTGGAAAGTACTTCAAAAAGTATTGAAGAGATTGAAGCTGACAAATACCTGAATCAGGATTATAAAGATTTCAGAAAAAATATTCTTGCGAACAGCAAACAGCCATCTTTAACTACCATTCAGCAAGTAGAAGACTCCGGGACTCAAAGACAGATTATTTATTCCAAAAATATTATTGAAAAAACGCAGCTGCCTATTTCTCAAAAAGGAGATTCTATCAAGCTGACTACATTGTACACAGACGAAGCTGCTTATAAAATAAAAAGAGATACCACCAATCGCGAACTTTTAACGCAAGATATCAATCAGGAGATTGAGACGGGAGATTATTCCATGAAAGAGTTTGTGAAAGTATATGGAAACAACCTTCCTATTACTAAAAGAGTAGATCCGAAAACTCTTGACTCCGTTATTGCCAAAGAACTGAAAATAAGAGGTATCACTGCCAAGTTCGGATATGGAGTTCTGGATCGTAATAATAAGCTTACAAGCATTGCGAATAAGGCTTATAAAGAAAAGAAAGACAGTAATACCTACAGCTTTCCTCTTTTTGCCGATAAGAAAAATACTTTATACAGCCTTGCCCTGGTATTTCCTAAAAAAGAATATTCCCTGGCGATGAATAACTGGCCGATGCTTTTGGGAACATTCCTTTCTCTCCTTACCATTCTTGGGATTTATATTATTTCCATCAATTATATGATGAGGCAGAAAAAACTTGCTGAAGTAAAAACAGACTTCATCAACAACATGTCCCACGAGTTTAAGACGCCATTGGCAACTATTTCTGTTGCAACGGATTCATTGGCTAATGACAAAATTGCCACCAATCCGGATAAAGTAAAATACTATTCCGAACTGATCAAACAGGAGAATTTAAGGATGAAAAAACAGGTGGAAAATGTACTTAACATGTCCAAGCTTGAGCGAAATGAAGTGGAATTATTTTTAAAAGAGACCAACGTAAGAGAGCTGATCAAAAAAACAACAGAATCTTTCAATCTGATTGTACAGCAAAGAAACGGAACCCTTACGCAGAAGTTCACGGCCACTCAGTATAATTTTAAAATAGATGAATTCCACATCTCCAATATGCTGGTCAACTTACTGGATAATGCCAATAAATATTCTCCTGAAGCACCGGAAATACATGTGGAAACAAGAAATGAAGGACACTGGTATGTGATTGAAATTTCCGATAAAGGAATGGGAATGGATACACAGAATAAAACCAAAATTTTCGAAAAATTCTTCAGGGAAGAAACCGGAAATATTCACAACGTAAAAGGCCAGGGATTAGGTCTTTCTTACGTGAAGAAAATTGTAGAACTGCACAAGGGACAGATTATTGTAGACTCTCATAAAGGAAAAGGAAGTACGTTTACGATAAAACTGCCGATGAGCTAG
- a CDS encoding TonB-dependent receptor domain-containing protein, producing MKLYISRFILGALFLFTQYISAQTLSKNQFKVKGNCEMCKTRIESAAKKAGAKTAVYSVDFQTLTLETDKVSSDDILKKVAEAGHDNEKFKASDTTYEGLPGCCHYDRDLQPSQTETHHKHHADATISPKKENEFYVRGNCASCKARIEKASKDAGADTAEWNAEKQTVTLHFDPSKTSSDKILKATADAGHDNEKYKASDAVYNSLPGCCLYDRDFTFGEPNPKMHYEEETKHEGRKDNETSSDKEDHSQHEKSIDGVVVTGSKAATALSKKEAGLVFNIDKKELLKAACCNLSESFETNATVDVSFSNAVTGTKQLKMLGLDQKYTSLTKEQLPEIRGLASAYGLNFIPGRWIESIQLTKGGSTVTNGYESITGQINTELLKNAKTPETSLNLFSDFNGRAEINITNVSPINDKWSQTFLLHGNGTFGNTDMNDDGFLDRPKGTQINAAYLLNYNDLEKSGFGSHFGINFIRDERTAGQIGFDKKLGQDKQPFYGVGIDISRFQVWNKTGYVFKGKPYQSIGWMNQYVYHQQDSFFGLRNYAGQQHTYYSNLIFESIIGNTNHKYKAGASFLYDGYKETYLLDDMRRNEIVPGIFAEYTLTGLKYTLVAGSRVDFHNLAGTQFTPRLNFKYDFTPQTILRLSAGRGFRTANVFAESQQYFASNRAINILPNGGNIYGLRPEIAWNYGASLQQEFKLFGRKSSIVADFFRTDFQDQVLVDLDQSPQQLTFYNLDGKSFANSFQTQWDFMPVKNLEVRLAYKYYDVQADYIGGRREVPFMAKHRGFVNLAYSTNKNDNGGFWSFDTTLNWVGKQRLPDTSTNPAEFQLPTYSESYAVLNAQISRNFNKKIRAYVGGENLTSYYQKNAIVDFKNPFGSYFDGGMVYAPIMKANFYLGLDVTF from the coding sequence ATGAAATTATATATTTCCAGGTTCATACTTGGTGCATTATTCCTATTTACACAATATATATCTGCTCAGACACTTTCAAAAAATCAGTTCAAGGTAAAAGGGAACTGTGAAATGTGCAAAACAAGAATTGAAAGTGCAGCAAAAAAAGCGGGTGCCAAAACAGCCGTTTACTCTGTTGATTTTCAAACACTAACCCTAGAAACAGATAAGGTATCTTCTGATGATATTCTGAAAAAAGTAGCAGAAGCAGGACATGACAATGAGAAATTCAAAGCTTCTGATACAACCTATGAAGGACTTCCGGGATGCTGTCATTACGACAGAGATCTGCAGCCTTCCCAGACAGAAACCCATCATAAGCACCATGCAGATGCTACTATTTCCCCTAAAAAAGAAAATGAATTCTACGTAAGAGGAAACTGTGCTTCATGTAAAGCCAGAATTGAAAAAGCATCCAAAGATGCCGGTGCCGATACTGCAGAATGGAATGCTGAAAAGCAAACGGTTACTTTACATTTTGATCCTTCAAAAACTTCATCAGATAAGATTTTAAAGGCTACTGCTGATGCAGGACATGATAATGAAAAATATAAGGCTTCAGATGCTGTTTACAATAGTCTTCCGGGATGCTGCCTCTATGACAGGGATTTTACTTTTGGTGAACCCAATCCAAAAATGCATTACGAAGAAGAAACAAAACATGAAGGTCGTAAAGACAATGAGACTTCATCTGATAAAGAAGATCATTCCCAGCACGAAAAAAGTATTGATGGTGTTGTGGTAACGGGTTCTAAGGCAGCAACAGCTTTAAGTAAGAAAGAAGCCGGACTTGTTTTTAATATTGATAAAAAAGAGCTGTTAAAGGCAGCTTGCTGTAATCTGTCTGAAAGCTTCGAAACCAATGCAACGGTAGATGTTTCTTTCAGCAATGCAGTTACGGGAACAAAACAGTTGAAAATGCTTGGGTTGGATCAGAAATACACGAGTTTGACAAAAGAACAGCTACCTGAGATCAGAGGTCTGGCTTCTGCCTATGGCTTAAATTTTATCCCGGGAAGATGGATTGAAAGTATTCAGCTTACCAAAGGAGGAAGTACCGTAACAAACGGTTATGAAAGTATCACAGGACAAATCAATACTGAGCTTTTAAAAAATGCCAAGACGCCTGAAACATCACTGAACCTTTTTTCTGACTTCAATGGAAGAGCGGAAATCAATATCACCAATGTTTCTCCTATCAACGATAAATGGTCGCAAACCTTTCTTCTTCACGGCAACGGAACATTTGGAAATACGGATATGAATGATGATGGTTTTCTGGACAGACCGAAAGGAACACAGATCAATGCAGCTTATTTGCTTAATTATAATGATCTTGAAAAGTCAGGATTCGGGTCTCATTTTGGAATTAATTTTATCAGAGATGAAAGAACGGCAGGACAAATTGGTTTTGATAAAAAACTGGGTCAGGACAAACAGCCTTTTTATGGAGTAGGAATTGATATTTCAAGATTTCAGGTCTGGAATAAAACAGGATATGTTTTTAAAGGAAAACCTTACCAGAGTATCGGCTGGATGAACCAGTATGTGTATCACCAACAGGATAGCTTCTTTGGATTGAGAAATTATGCGGGACAACAGCATACATACTATTCCAATTTAATCTTTGAAAGCATCATCGGAAACACCAACCACAAGTACAAGGCTGGTGCAAGTTTCTTATATGACGGATACAAAGAAACGTATTTGCTGGACGATATGAGAAGAAATGAAATTGTACCGGGCATTTTTGCCGAATATACTTTAACAGGTTTAAAATATACTTTGGTAGCAGGTTCCAGAGTAGATTTTCATAATCTGGCAGGAACACAGTTTACCCCAAGACTTAACTTTAAATATGACTTCACGCCTCAGACTATTTTAAGACTTTCTGCGGGAAGAGGATTCAGAACTGCAAATGTTTTTGCGGAAAGCCAGCAGTATTTTGCATCGAACAGAGCGATTAATATTCTGCCTAACGGAGGAAATATTTATGGATTAAGACCTGAAATCGCATGGAATTATGGAGCGAGTTTACAACAGGAATTTAAGTTATTCGGAAGGAAATCGAGCATTGTTGCAGACTTCTTCAGAACAGATTTCCAGGATCAGGTATTGGTAGATCTGGATCAATCTCCTCAACAGCTGACATTTTATAATCTGGATGGAAAGTCTTTTGCGAATTCGTTCCAGACCCAATGGGATTTCATGCCTGTCAAAAATCTTGAAGTAAGATTGGCTTATAAATATTATGACGTGCAGGCTGATTATATCGGTGGAAGAAGAGAAGTTCCTTTTATGGCGAAGCACAGAGGGTTTGTGAATCTGGCCTATTCAACCAATAAAAATGATAATGGCGGATTCTGGAGTTTTGATACGACTTTAAACTGGGTCGGAAAGCAAAGACTCCCTGATACTTCAACGAATCCGGCAGAATTTCAGCTCCCAACTTATTCGGAATCATATGCAGTTCTTAATGCTCAGATCTCAAGAAATTTCAATAAAAAAATCAGAGCTTATGTAGGAGGAGAAAACCTGACTTCTTATTATCAGAAAAATGCGATTGTAGATTTTAAAAATCCTTTCGGAAGCTATTTTGACGGAGGAATGGTATATGCACCAATTATGAAGGCCAACTTCTATTTGGGACTGGATGTGACGTTTTAA
- a CDS encoding phosphoheptose isomerase, whose translation MSTEKKEIFERVENMLQTQGFTIAAKDDTRPWGGFFVIDETQAQDFANQYFDGIDVDSLRIGGKLSPKILIVAPEARLSWQYHHRRAEIWQVVEGTVGIKRSNTDEEGELKEYGPKDQVKLQQGERHRLIGLAGWGIVAEIWQHTDASNPSDEDDIVRVQDDFGR comes from the coding sequence ATGAGTACAGAAAAAAAAGAAATATTCGAGAGAGTAGAGAATATGCTGCAGACACAAGGTTTTACTATTGCTGCAAAAGATGATACAAGACCATGGGGAGGATTTTTTGTGATTGATGAAACACAGGCACAGGATTTTGCCAACCAGTATTTTGACGGGATTGATGTAGACAGCCTGAGAATAGGAGGAAAGCTAAGCCCGAAAATCCTTATCGTAGCTCCGGAAGCAAGATTGAGCTGGCAGTATCACCACAGAAGAGCCGAAATCTGGCAGGTTGTAGAAGGAACGGTAGGAATCAAAAGAAGCAATACCGATGAAGAAGGAGAACTGAAAGAATATGGTCCGAAAGATCAGGTGAAACTTCAGCAGGGAGAAAGACACAGATTAATTGGTCTTGCAGGCTGGGGAATTGTAGCTGAAATCTGGCAGCACACCGATGCGTCCAATCCTTCAGACGAAGATGATATCGTAAGAGTACAGGATGACTTTGGAAGATAA
- a CDS encoding SRPBCC domain-containing protein, with the protein MESTIIFNKDFDASSTYVMKIFKADVSTVWNYFTQARLLDQWWGPKPWKCETVSQDFKEGGIWMYTMVGPNGEKGPMYAQTQYGEITEHRSLDWMSAFCDEKGNINEDFPRSKWLIGFTGVEEGTKVTINIHYHSPEVMKKLMDMGFEEGFKMGLNQLEELIG; encoded by the coding sequence ATGGAATCTACGATCATTTTCAACAAAGATTTTGATGCATCAAGTACTTATGTTATGAAGATTTTTAAGGCTGATGTTTCAACCGTATGGAACTATTTTACACAAGCAAGATTATTGGATCAATGGTGGGGACCTAAACCGTGGAAATGTGAAACGGTAAGTCAGGATTTCAAGGAAGGAGGTATCTGGATGTACACAATGGTAGGTCCGAACGGTGAAAAAGGACCTATGTATGCTCAAACTCAATATGGAGAAATTACAGAACACAGAAGTCTTGACTGGATGAGTGCTTTCTGTGATGAAAAAGGGAATATCAATGAAGACTTCCCAAGGTCAAAATGGCTGATTGGCTTTACCGGAGTGGAGGAAGGAACTAAAGTAACCATCAATATCCATTACCATTCTCCTGAAGTGATGAAAAAGCTTATGGATATGGGATTTGAAGAAGGCTTTAAAATGGGACTGAATCAATTGGAAGAATTAATAGGTTAA